A single genomic interval of Anopheles marshallii chromosome 2, idAnoMarsDA_429_01, whole genome shotgun sequence harbors:
- the LOC128716593 gene encoding NPC intracellular cholesterol transporter 2-like, with amino-acid sequence MIGVSKVLFIAAYLPALIYGIAVRPCPNNAPIPQDVRVVGCAAEPCIVQIGGVVDMDLDFVAARATNGMRATLDIFLGDFRVPYDLPVAQQNACNFLEAGSCPVTQGEFINYHLSTPAAAPFAGITVDLQLQLSDDNGQPLICYRSAATIVAA; translated from the exons ATGATTGGAGTGAgcaaagttttgtttattgctgCCTACCTTCCGGCGCTAATTTACGGCATTGCGGTGAGACCTT GTCCGAACAATGCGCCCATACCGCAGGATGTACGCGTCGTCGGATGTGCGGCCGAACCGTGCATCGTTCAAATTGGCGGTGTAGTCGACATGGATCTGGACTTTGTGGCGGCCCGTGCTACTAACGGAATGCGTGCCACTTTGGACATCTTTCTCGGCGACTTCCGCGTACCGTACGATCTGCCGGTAGCACAGCAGAATGCTTGCAACTTTTTGGAAGCGGGCAGCTGTCCGGTAACGCAGGGAGAGTTTATCAACTATCATCTCAGCACACCAGCGGCAGCACCGTTCGCTGGCATTACTGTCGATCTGCAGCTGCAGCTGTCCGATGATAATGGTCAGCCGTTGATCTGCTATCGATCTGCAGCTACAATTGTTGCTGCTTAA
- the LOC128708563 gene encoding protein trunk: MFLGALLAVMLLLLTLILLQCDGRALKRDKTVPDDDDGYSFLSKQAATENACEQLPPPVLTEILGPAFNPRYMSIEEPPVAESGGDQSNPAGKRDAEPFPPFYVDDKYSLELSHKPAWEVKHVAEPIPQGELVGGRVGRTRRDLFNDILDTLEPATSVEDDVTQSARSVRSFGGKGRTRSSSSGGTPRPWECEAKIRWIDLGPEYFPRFLRTVECTRQNCWYGHYSCQPRSFTVKILRRRTGECVQSDRLRRIGVDGLPGELRELWVWEERAVNFCCDCAPAF; the protein is encoded by the coding sequence ATGTTCCTGGGGGCACTGCTGGccgtgatgttgctgctgctgacgctGATCCTGCTACAGTGCGATGGCCGGGCACTGAAACGAGACAAAACCGTGCcggacgatgacgatggcTACAGCTTCCTGTCGAAGCAAGCGGCCACGGAGAATGCATGCGAGCAGCTGCCACCACCGGTGCTGACCGAAATACTAGGACCGGCGTTTAATCCACGCTACATGAGCATCGAAGAGCCACCGGTAGCGGAGAGCGGCGGTGATCAATCGAACCCGGCCGGAAAGCGGGATGCGGAACCGTTTCCACCGTTCTACGTCGACGATAAGTACTCGCTCGAGCTGAGCCACAAACCGGCCTGGGAGGTGAAACACGTTGCGGAACCGATCCCGCAGGGTGAGCTTGTTGGCGGGCGGGTCGGACGGACACGGCGCGATCTCTTCAACGACATTCTGGACACGCTGGAACCGGCCACATCCGTGGAGGACGACGTCACACAATCTGCTCGGTCGGTCCGATCATTCGGTGGTAAGGGCCGTACGCGATCGTCCAGCTCCGGGGGAACGCCGCGACCGTGGGAGTGCGAGGCGAAGATACGGTGGATCGATCTTGGTCCGGAGTACTTTCCCCGGTTTCTGCGGACGGTTGAGTGTACGCGGCAGAACTGCTGGTACGGACACTACTCCTGCCAGCCGCGCTCGTTCACGGTGAAGATCCTGCGGAGGCGAACGGGCGAATGCGTCCAGAGCGACCGGTTACGGCGCATCGGTGTCGACGGATTGCCGGGCGAGCTGCGGGAGCTGTGGGTATGGGAGGAGCGGGCGGTCAACTTTTGCTGTGACTGTGCGCCAGCCTTCTGA
- the LOC128708835 gene encoding uncharacterized protein LOC128708835: MNSLGVSSEGQGMLLPTYSTTLEYLQKQSQQQDPQSDINSASSPPVSYFQQLFYPANGDPAPSRALRPREFPSPLDLSLRPTNVPMTPPSTPSPPRKRLKSFDESTAVIPTTVTRATESWRSARNQFSDTVCIDDKRYYANTTLSECENRAEVFQYFDDSARSVPFKYPPGDGVRSVDGETLHANDSVDRPRGKADEFIDITGGTDHREADRVQDDHDERSTRDKSDCSNIDVESLDNDGDDDSKESINIVDSEEKENDSAAVLNDGQRYFADERLHLQAIEGFARLFERSFPSTGTKKSHSSAAGSSARGSSSKSERRRTKARRQGAIDEDNTSPVSGTIIRKLQDGEELVVRKGDIDPAFNVVEITDEAKEILSKIENKIGSYLCQLCRALYDDAFGLAQHRCSRIVHIEYRCSECDKVFNCPANLASHKRWHKPRGMSADGRKGAGGSKTAIARQEERSSEDEPIEILDNSSDNHQQPPVLPTASTAEEESYPCGQCGKTFRRQSYLKKHAASHQMEPALLRNIDLRPTAFNSDSFSTPTSSGSSAVTSLGSTFPTSHHLLSHAGPPGGCFAAAFDKLTRPLATPTSASALFPFAACYGGMASLAVGGGGTGTGNVAPNVSHYSELEKRRWQSLGELYLQQRERLSAFQYVRQHQYEDYLKCFQPFQFARDKT; encoded by the exons ATGAACAGCTTGGGGGTGTCTAGTGAGGGCCAAGGAATGCTACTACCTACGTACAGTACGACACTCGAATATCTCCAGAAGCAGTCACAGCAGCAGGACCCACAGTCGGACATTAATTCCGCCAGCTCACCGCCAGTGAGCTACTTCCAGCAGCTCTTCTATCCTGCCAACGGTGATCCAGCACCATCGCGTGCCCTCCGTCCAAGGGAGTTCCCCAGTCCACTGGACCTTTCACTGCGTCCGACGAATGTCCCCATGACACCACCTTCGACACCATCTCCGCCAAGAAAGCGTTTGAAGTCATTCGACGAATCGACGGCCGTAATTCCAACCACCGTGACACGAGCCACGGAAAGCTGGCGAAGTGCCCGGAACCAGTTCTCGGACACGGTGTGCATCGATGACAAACGCTACTACGCCAACACGACGCTCAGTGAGTGTGAGAATCGGGCGGAAGTGTTTCAGTACTTTGACGACAGTGCGCGCTCGGTTCCGTTCAAGTATCCTCCCGGTGATGGTGTGCGATCGGTCGATGGGGAGACCTTACACGCAAACGATAGCGTCGATCGGCCACGTGGTAAAGCGGACGAGTTTATTGATATTACTGGTGGCACCGACCACCGGGAGGCAGATCGCGTGCAGGACGATCACGACGAACGATCGACTAGAGATAAATCGGATTGTTCCAATATTGACGTGGAGTCGCTGGATAATGATGGGGATGATGATAGTAAAGAGTCGATCAATATTGTGGATAgtgaggaaaaggaaaacgataGTGCGGCTGTGCTGAATGACGGTCAACGATACTTTGCGGATGAGCGACTCCACCTGCAGGCTATCGAAGGATTTGCCCGACTGTTCGAGCGTAGCTTTCCTTCGACCGGCACGAAAAAATCCCATTCCTCAGCTGCCGGTTCGAGTGCTCGCGGTTCATCCTCCAAGAGCGAGCGACGTCGCACCAAGGCACGTCGTCAGGGTGCGATCGACGAGGATAACACCAGCCCCGTCTCCGGTACGATCATCCGGAAGCTGCAAGATGGCGAAGAGCTTGTCGTCCGAAAGGGCGACATCGATCCCGCGTTCAATGTGGTCGAGATTACGGACGAAGCGAAGGAGATCCTCTCGAAGATTGAGAACAAGATCGGATCGTACCTGTGCCAACTGTGCCGCGCGCTGTATGACGATGCGTTCGGTTTGGCACAGCATCGCTGTTCGCGTATCGTGCACATCGAGTACCGGTGCTCCGAGTGTGACAAAGTGTTCAACTGTCCGGCAAACCTGGCGTCACACAAGCGCTGGCACAAACCGCGCGGTATGTCTGCCGACGGTAGGAAAGGTGCTGGTGGTTCCAAGACTGCCATCGCGCGCCAGGAAGAGCGCAGTAGTGAGGACGAACCGATAGAAATATTGGACAACTCGAGCGATAACCACCAACAGCCACCGGTGTTGCCAACTGCATCCACGGCCGAGGAAGAATCGTATCCTTGCGGCCAGTGTGGGAAAACATTCCGCAG ACAAAGTTATCTGAAGAAGCATGCCGCTTCGCACCAAATGGAACCTGCCCTCCTGCGTAACATTGACCTGCGACCCACAGCGTTCAACAGTGATTCGTTTAGTACACCCACTTCCAGCGGTTCGTCAGCGGTTACTAGCCTCGGATCTACATTTCCCACCAGCCATCACCTGCTGTCCCATGCTGGACCGCCGGGTGGGTGCTTTGCAGCAGCATTCGACAAGCTAACGCGCCCATTAGCGACACCCACTTCCGCCTCGGCTCTGTTTCCATTTGCCGCCTGTTACGGTGGTATGGCCTCGCTGGccgtcggtggtggtggaacagGAACTGGTAATGTTGCACCGAATGTTTCGCATTACAGCGAGCTCGAGAAACGGCGATGGCAGTCACTCGGTGAGCTGTATCTGCAGCAACGAGAGCGCCTTTCTGCGTTCCAGTACGTACGGCAACATCAGTACGAGGATTACTTGAAATG CTTTCAACCATTCCAGTTCGCGCGTGACAAAACCTGA